From one Streptomyces sp. R41 genomic stretch:
- a CDS encoding ferredoxin reductase → MTETFVPPTAFAVPGRIAVNNRAAATWQTATLTEIRRETPHAATFRFAVPQWTGHLPGQHLMLRLTAEDGYVAQRHYSIASPPGDAGHIELTLDHVEGGEVSGWFHTVARPGDSVEVRGPLSGFFAWPGDRPALLIGAGSGVVPLMSMLRHHRARALDVPLRLLVSARSPEELIYAREYGAETMLVFTRGAPHGVPVGRMAAVHVAPLLAEQPRGGWEAYVCGSNGFAEHASRLLVEAGQPVDRIRIERFG, encoded by the coding sequence ATGACCGAGACCTTCGTACCCCCGACGGCCTTCGCCGTGCCCGGGCGGATCGCCGTGAACAACCGTGCCGCGGCCACCTGGCAGACGGCCACGCTCACCGAGATCCGCCGGGAGACACCACACGCCGCCACCTTCCGGTTCGCGGTTCCGCAGTGGACGGGGCATCTGCCCGGGCAGCATCTGATGCTGCGGCTGACCGCCGAGGACGGGTATGTGGCGCAGCGCCACTACTCCATCGCGTCGCCGCCCGGCGACGCCGGGCACATCGAGCTGACGCTCGACCATGTCGAGGGCGGCGAGGTCTCCGGCTGGTTCCATACCGTCGCCCGGCCCGGCGACTCGGTCGAGGTGCGCGGCCCGCTCAGCGGCTTCTTCGCCTGGCCGGGCGACCGGCCCGCGCTGCTCATCGGCGCCGGCTCCGGTGTCGTACCGCTGATGTCGATGCTGCGGCACCACCGCGCGCGGGCCCTGGACGTGCCGCTGCGGCTGCTCGTCTCCGCCCGCAGCCCCGAAGAGCTCATCTACGCGCGGGAGTACGGCGCGGAGACCATGCTCGTCTTCACGCGCGGCGCGCCGCACGGTGTGCCGGTGGGACGTATGGCGGCCGTACATGTGGCGCCGCTCCTGGCCGAGCAGCCTCGCGGTGGGTGGGAGGCCTATGTGTGCGGCTCGAACGGGTTCGCGGAGCACGCCTCGCGGTTGCTGGTGGAGGCGGGTCAGCCCGTGGACCGGATTCGTATCGAGCGCTTCGGCTGA
- a CDS encoding universal stress protein, with protein MSIGTRTITVGIDGSRASLDAADWAAREAGRRRLPLRLLHAGADPVVPARIPDVDVPAGRARSALDRAAIQLSYAHPALDIIARSTDTPAVPALLAEAAEAETLVLGSRGFTGFAGFLIGSVALAVAAGAEHPVVLVRAGELPEDERMPTVDGTPPSAAPYLPVVLGLDLDHPADDLIRYAFDTAAVRSAPLHVVHTWTLPPLRGYAPGMPLPGDTAEREDGKRHVLTSTLQPWRHKFPETPVSEQVIYGHPGHHLLKSSTRAGLLVIGRRSGEGLGRAAHSLIHHATCPVAVVPHN; from the coding sequence ATGAGCATCGGCACCCGCACCATCACCGTAGGCATCGACGGCTCGCGCGCCAGTCTGGACGCCGCCGACTGGGCCGCCCGCGAGGCCGGGCGCCGCCGTCTCCCCCTGCGTCTGCTGCACGCGGGGGCAGACCCCGTCGTGCCCGCGCGGATCCCGGACGTCGACGTGCCGGCCGGGCGTGCCCGCTCCGCACTCGACCGTGCCGCGATCCAACTGTCGTACGCCCACCCGGCGTTGGACATCATCGCCCGCAGTACCGACACCCCCGCCGTTCCGGCGCTGCTCGCGGAGGCCGCGGAGGCCGAGACCCTGGTCCTCGGCTCACGCGGCTTCACCGGGTTCGCCGGATTCCTGATCGGCTCGGTCGCCCTCGCCGTCGCGGCCGGAGCCGAACACCCGGTGGTCCTGGTGCGCGCGGGCGAACTCCCCGAGGACGAACGGATGCCCACCGTCGACGGCACACCACCGAGCGCCGCCCCGTATCTTCCAGTGGTCCTCGGCCTCGACCTGGACCACCCGGCGGACGATCTCATCCGCTACGCCTTCGACACGGCCGCCGTCCGCTCGGCGCCGCTGCACGTGGTGCATACCTGGACTCTGCCCCCGCTGCGCGGCTACGCGCCCGGGATGCCGCTGCCCGGCGACACCGCCGAGCGGGAGGACGGCAAGCGGCACGTGCTGACCAGCACGTTGCAGCCGTGGCGCCACAAGTTCCCCGAAACACCCGTCTCCGAGCAGGTCATCTACGGCCACCCCGGACACCATCTGCTGAAGTCGTCCACCCGGGCCGGTCTGCTCGTCATCGGGCGCCGTTCGGGTGAGGGCCTGGGCCGCGCCGCGCACTCACTCATCCACCACGCCACGTGTCCCGTGGCAGTGGTGCCACACAACTGA
- a CDS encoding response regulator: MDEPEHAPHTPPVRVFLLDDHEVVRRGLHDLIDAEPDMRVVGEAGTSEQALVRGPALRPDVAILDVRLPDSDGITVCRELRSRIPGLACLMLTSFDDDDALLDAIMAGASGYVLKQIRGSDLISAVRTVASGQSMLDPATTARLMSALRDPQGEGTAQQEEDARLTGLSERERDILALIGEGLTNRQIGERLYLSEKTVKNGISRLLGKLGVERRIQAAVIAAQFPPPSGREG, encoded by the coding sequence ATGGACGAACCAGAGCACGCGCCGCATACGCCGCCCGTCAGGGTGTTCCTCCTCGACGACCACGAGGTGGTCCGCCGGGGACTGCACGACCTCATCGACGCCGAGCCGGACATGCGGGTCGTCGGGGAGGCCGGAACCAGCGAGCAGGCACTGGTCCGTGGACCGGCGCTGCGTCCGGACGTGGCGATCCTCGACGTCCGGCTCCCCGACAGCGACGGGATCACCGTCTGTCGTGAACTGCGGTCGCGGATACCGGGGTTGGCGTGTCTCATGCTCACGTCGTTCGACGACGACGATGCGCTGCTGGACGCGATCATGGCGGGGGCGTCCGGCTATGTGCTCAAGCAGATCAGGGGCTCGGACCTGATCTCGGCGGTCCGCACGGTCGCCTCCGGGCAGTCGATGCTCGATCCGGCGACGACCGCGCGGCTGATGAGCGCCCTGCGGGATCCTCAGGGCGAGGGCACCGCACAGCAGGAGGAGGACGCCCGGCTGACCGGACTCTCCGAGCGGGAGCGGGACATCCTCGCCCTCATCGGCGAGGGGCTCACCAATCGGCAGATCGGCGAGCGGCTGTACCTCTCCGAGAAGACGGTGAAGAACGGGATTTCGCGGCTGCTGGGCAAGTTGGGGGTGGAGCGGCGCATCCAGGCCGCGGTGATCGCGGCCCAGTTCCCGCCGCCTTCGGGGCGGGAGGGGTGA
- a CDS encoding GAF domain-containing sensor histidine kinase, whose protein sequence is MSGDGRGAGLPKLRLDELLEELQGRIETVRGTRDRLQGLLEAVLSVGRELDLAQVLRRIVEAAVVLVDAEYGALGVIGQQQKLSQFIPVGVSDEVWAAIGDLPSGHGLLGELIRNPEQLRLAELSEHPASSGFPPHHPPMRSFLGAPIRVRDTVFGNLYLTEKRGGGEFDPEDQAVLATLAVAAGVAIENARLYGEARLRERWLEAGAEITSGLLSGVPEPQVMEVMLERAREITAADLGVVDLVVESTGDLRGALALGHQAEAHLGLVLPREGTFAGAALTAGTLVATADVRKDTRITYGPDRWEGLGPAVAVPMGTREGLRGVLMLARGAGRTPFTEVETAPLLGFAGQAALAMELAERRRDAEQMSLLEDRDRIARDLHDLAIQRLFATGMTLQSAQRFVQHPQAAERLSRAVDDLDITIKIIRSTIFGLRAHETPDAGLRIRVVRALEQAAGGLGFTPALRMEGLIDVDVPGAIAEDAVAVVGEALTNVARHAAATAAEVALVVREGHLTLRVDDNGVGMETDGGRRSGLRNLAERAERLGGRLTVTTRQEGGTRLEWRVPLRSR, encoded by the coding sequence ATGAGCGGGGACGGGCGCGGGGCCGGGTTGCCGAAGCTGCGCCTGGACGAGTTGCTGGAGGAACTGCAGGGGCGGATCGAGACTGTCCGCGGCACCCGTGACCGGCTGCAGGGCCTGCTGGAGGCGGTGCTGTCGGTGGGGCGCGAGCTCGACCTCGCGCAGGTGCTGCGCCGTATCGTCGAGGCCGCCGTCGTCCTGGTGGACGCCGAGTACGGAGCGCTCGGCGTGATCGGACAGCAGCAGAAGCTCTCGCAGTTCATCCCCGTGGGCGTCAGCGACGAGGTGTGGGCGGCGATCGGCGACCTGCCCTCCGGGCACGGTCTGCTCGGCGAACTCATCCGGAACCCGGAGCAGTTGAGGCTCGCGGAACTGTCCGAGCATCCCGCGTCGTCCGGATTCCCGCCGCACCACCCGCCGATGCGCAGCTTCCTGGGAGCCCCCATCCGGGTGCGCGACACGGTCTTCGGCAACCTCTATCTGACCGAGAAGCGCGGCGGCGGAGAGTTCGACCCCGAGGACCAGGCCGTCCTCGCCACCCTCGCCGTGGCCGCCGGTGTGGCCATCGAGAACGCCCGCCTGTATGGCGAGGCCAGGCTCAGGGAACGCTGGCTGGAGGCGGGTGCGGAGATCACCAGCGGGCTGCTGTCCGGGGTGCCCGAGCCGCAGGTCATGGAAGTCATGCTGGAGCGGGCCCGGGAGATCACCGCGGCCGACCTGGGCGTCGTCGACCTCGTCGTCGAGAGCACCGGCGACCTGCGCGGGGCGCTCGCGCTGGGGCACCAGGCCGAGGCGCACCTGGGACTCGTGCTGCCCAGGGAGGGCACGTTCGCCGGCGCCGCCCTGACCGCGGGCACGCTCGTGGCCACCGCCGACGTCCGCAAGGACACCCGGATCACCTACGGCCCCGACCGCTGGGAGGGCCTCGGGCCCGCTGTCGCCGTGCCCATGGGCACCCGGGAGGGGCTGCGCGGGGTCCTCATGCTGGCCCGGGGCGCCGGACGGACGCCCTTCACGGAGGTCGAGACCGCGCCGCTGCTCGGGTTCGCCGGGCAGGCCGCCTTGGCGATGGAACTCGCGGAACGGCGGCGCGACGCCGAGCAGATGAGCCTGCTCGAAGACCGCGACCGGATCGCCCGCGACCTGCACGACCTGGCGATCCAGCGGTTGTTCGCGACCGGGATGACCCTGCAGAGCGCGCAGCGCTTCGTGCAGCATCCGCAGGCCGCCGAACGCCTCAGCCGTGCCGTCGACGACTTGGACATCACCATAAAGATCATCCGATCGACCATCTTCGGACTGCGCGCCCATGAGACCCCCGACGCCGGTCTGCGTATCCGCGTCGTGCGCGCCCTGGAGCAGGCGGCAGGCGGGCTCGGCTTCACCCCCGCCCTGCGCATGGAGGGGCTGATCGACGTGGACGTGCCCGGCGCCATCGCCGAGGACGCCGTCGCCGTCGTCGGCGAGGCCCTCACCAATGTGGCCCGGCACGCGGCGGCCACCGCGGCGGAGGTGGCCCTCGTCGTGCGCGAGGGGCACCTCACGCTCCGCGTCGACGACAACGGCGTCGGCATGGAGACGGACGGCGGCCGCCGCAGCGGACTTCGCAATCTCGCGGAACGGGCCGAACGACTGGGCGGGCGCCTGACCGTGACGACACGTCAGGAAGGCGGCACACGCCTGGAGTGGCGGGTACCGCTGCGGTCACGCTGA
- a CDS encoding acetylxylan esterase, which produces MALFDLPLDELRDYRSASAEPEDFDDFWAKTLQEAGEHDLAARFEPFETPLKTVKVYDVTFAGFGGHPVKGWLTVPAWANGPLPTVVEFIGYGGGRGLAHTHLLWASAAFAHFVMDTRGQGSAWGGGETPDPVGSAPAFPGFMTRGVEDPEGYYYRRLFTDAVRAVEAARSHPLVDAARMAALGGSQGGGITLAVGGLVPDLAAVVPDVPFLCDFPRATVITDRNPYREIGNYLKTHRGRTDQVLRTLSYFDGVHFAARGRAPALFSVALEDQTCPPSTVFAAYNAWAHDDKKIEVYDFNDHEGGGPYQEAAQLRWLPDHL; this is translated from the coding sequence ATGGCCTTGTTCGACCTCCCCCTCGACGAGCTCCGCGACTACCGCAGCGCGTCCGCCGAGCCCGAGGACTTCGACGACTTCTGGGCCAAGACGCTCCAGGAGGCCGGTGAGCACGACCTCGCCGCGCGCTTCGAGCCGTTCGAGACACCGCTCAAGACCGTCAAGGTGTACGACGTCACGTTCGCCGGGTTCGGCGGGCACCCGGTCAAGGGCTGGCTGACCGTCCCGGCCTGGGCGAACGGGCCCCTGCCGACCGTCGTCGAGTTCATCGGGTACGGCGGCGGACGCGGCCTTGCGCACACGCATCTGCTGTGGGCATCGGCGGCCTTCGCGCACTTCGTGATGGACACGCGCGGCCAGGGCAGTGCCTGGGGCGGTGGCGAGACCCCGGACCCGGTGGGCAGCGCGCCCGCGTTCCCCGGTTTCATGACGCGCGGGGTCGAGGACCCCGAGGGCTACTACTACCGACGGCTGTTCACGGACGCGGTGCGCGCCGTGGAGGCCGCCCGCTCGCATCCGCTGGTCGACGCGGCGCGCATGGCGGCCCTCGGCGGCAGCCAGGGCGGCGGCATCACCCTCGCGGTGGGCGGTCTGGTGCCCGACCTGGCCGCGGTCGTTCCCGATGTGCCGTTCCTGTGCGATTTCCCGCGCGCCACGGTGATCACGGACCGCAACCCCTACCGGGAGATCGGCAACTACCTCAAGACCCACCGCGGCCGCACCGACCAGGTGTTGCGCACGCTCTCCTACTTCGACGGAGTGCACTTCGCCGCGCGAGGCCGGGCGCCCGCCCTGTTCTCGGTCGCCCTGGAGGACCAGACCTGCCCGCCGTCGACGGTCTTCGCGGCGTACAACGCGTGGGCGCACGACGACAAGAAGATCGAGGTGTACGACTTCAACGACCACGAGGGCGGCGGCCCTTACCAGGAGGCGGCTCAGCTGCGCTGGCTGCCCGACCACCTCTGA
- a CDS encoding nuclear transport factor 2 family protein — protein sequence MDTARAARRFVTVWERAWAAHDVDAILELYATDCVHRSMPFREPHRGRDELAAYVRWSFAAEQATDVRFSEPIVGQDGQAVAEFRVLAEEDGRPSTLAGCVFVRFDAAGLAVETRDYWHSTPAYVTSLPWEMT from the coding sequence ATGGACACGGCTCGGGCGGCGCGGCGCTTTGTCACGGTGTGGGAACGGGCCTGGGCGGCCCACGACGTCGACGCGATCCTGGAGTTGTACGCCACCGACTGCGTCCACCGGTCCATGCCGTTCCGCGAGCCTCACCGGGGCCGGGACGAACTCGCCGCGTATGTACGGTGGTCCTTCGCGGCCGAGCAGGCGACCGACGTTCGATTCTCCGAACCGATTGTCGGGCAGGACGGTCAGGCCGTCGCCGAATTCCGTGTCCTCGCAGAGGAGGACGGGCGGCCGTCGACGCTGGCGGGCTGCGTCTTCGTCCGCTTCGACGCGGCCGGCCTGGCCGTGGAAACCCGCGACTACTGGCACAGCACCCCGGCGTACGTGACCTCTCTCCCATGGGAGATGACTTAG
- a CDS encoding type 1 glutamine amidotransferase domain-containing protein, whose product MAKLLFVMTGATYWTLKDGTRHATGYWAEEFAAPYKALTEAGHQVVVATPNGVVPNVDMMSLRPDMAGSAQIALDLETIIRSAEVIRRPIQLANARLEDYDAVYCPGGHGPMEDLCVDADAGRLLTAALASGKPLAIVCHAPAAMLATRIHGVSPFAGYRITAFTNEEENAVGLGPKARWLLEDELIDLGVDFTKGEIWKPYTVVDRNLFTGQNPASAAVLAERLLKVL is encoded by the coding sequence ATGGCGAAGCTACTTTTCGTGATGACCGGGGCGACGTACTGGACGCTCAAGGATGGCACCAGGCATGCCACGGGATACTGGGCCGAGGAGTTCGCGGCCCCGTACAAGGCGCTCACCGAGGCCGGCCATCAAGTGGTGGTCGCCACCCCCAACGGGGTGGTCCCGAACGTGGACATGATGAGCCTGCGCCCCGACATGGCCGGCAGCGCCCAGATCGCCCTTGATCTGGAGACGATCATCCGCTCCGCAGAGGTGATCCGGCGGCCGATCCAGTTGGCGAACGCCCGCCTGGAGGATTACGACGCCGTCTACTGCCCGGGCGGCCACGGCCCCATGGAAGACCTGTGCGTCGACGCGGACGCCGGCCGGTTGCTGACCGCGGCGCTCGCCTCCGGCAAGCCCCTCGCCATTGTCTGCCACGCCCCGGCCGCGATGCTGGCGACCAGGATCCACGGCGTATCGCCCTTCGCCGGCTACCGGATCACTGCGTTCACCAATGAAGAAGAGAACGCGGTCGGGCTCGGCCCGAAGGCCCGCTGGCTGTTGGAGGACGAGCTCATCGACCTGGGCGTCGACTTCACCAAGGGTGAGATCTGGAAGCCCTACACGGTGGTTGACCGCAACCTGTTCACCGGACAGAACCCTGCCTCGGCCGCCGTCCTGGCCGAACGACTGCTCAAGGTCCTTTAG
- a CDS encoding GlxA family transcriptional regulator: MNHKHPGTGPLTVTVFVFPGVRLLDVTGPIEVFTTANEFGGHYRVQIASEDGTEVITSAGTRLGADLSVDDVQEPCDVLLIPGGPQWETLIKDDALLDVVRQLNEKSRCTASVCTGAFLLAAAGLLTGRRAATHWRHSRQLASRFPSVQVEPDAIFVRDGKMMTSAGASAGIDLSLALVEDHYGAEVARSVAKDMVVFMQRPGGQSQFSVRSRAPHTRQEMLRRVLDAVAENPGANHTLTAMARRAGVSVRHVTRLFYEEVGTTPARYVEQVRLEAAQVLLETGDDPMAVVARRTGFGSPESLRRAFVRHLGVTPGAYRASFRTTGVSTKDLVSAAVSS; the protein is encoded by the coding sequence ATGAACCACAAGCACCCTGGAACGGGTCCGCTCACCGTGACGGTGTTCGTGTTCCCGGGCGTGCGGTTGCTCGATGTGACCGGCCCCATCGAGGTGTTCACGACGGCGAACGAGTTCGGCGGGCACTATCGGGTGCAGATTGCGTCCGAGGACGGAACGGAGGTGATCACCTCCGCCGGGACCCGCCTCGGCGCTGACCTTTCCGTCGACGATGTACAAGAGCCGTGCGACGTTCTGCTGATCCCGGGCGGTCCGCAGTGGGAAACGCTGATCAAGGACGACGCACTCTTGGATGTTGTCCGGCAACTGAACGAGAAGAGCCGCTGCACGGCATCGGTGTGCACGGGAGCGTTTCTGCTGGCCGCGGCCGGACTTCTGACTGGCCGTCGCGCTGCGACGCACTGGCGGCATTCACGTCAACTGGCCTCGCGGTTCCCATCCGTGCAGGTCGAACCGGACGCCATCTTCGTGCGGGACGGGAAGATGATGACTTCGGCAGGTGCCAGCGCCGGTATCGACCTGTCCTTGGCGCTAGTCGAAGATCATTACGGTGCGGAGGTCGCTCGCTCGGTTGCCAAGGACATGGTCGTCTTCATGCAGCGACCGGGTGGCCAGTCCCAATTCAGCGTCCGCTCCCGGGCGCCGCACACCCGCCAGGAGATGCTCCGCCGGGTCCTGGATGCCGTCGCCGAGAACCCCGGGGCCAACCACACGCTAACGGCCATGGCCCGCAGGGCAGGCGTCAGCGTCCGTCACGTGACCCGGCTCTTCTACGAAGAGGTGGGAACCACCCCGGCCCGGTATGTCGAGCAGGTCAGGCTGGAAGCAGCCCAGGTGCTGCTGGAGACGGGTGATGACCCCATGGCGGTCGTAGCCCGGCGCACAGGGTTCGGCTCACCCGAGTCGCTCCGCAGAGCGTTCGTGCGGCACCTGGGTGTGACGCCTGGTGCATACCGGGCCAGTTTCCGGACGACCGGCGTGAGCACGAAGGATCTGGTGTCCGCGGCGGTCTCCTCGTAG